The Streptomyces kanamyceticus genome window below encodes:
- a CDS encoding bile acid:sodium symporter family protein, translated as MQSEQTIPSQSEGPGSADKAARRAVTVFPVLVLAAGALGLLVPDAFEGWGTNVPYLLGVVMFCMGLTMTPLDFQGVVKRPWAVALGLVAHYVIMPGLGWLIAHALGLSPQLAAGVILVGCAPSGTASNVVTYLARGDVALSVSVATVSTVLAPLITPPLTLLLAGEYLPVDAGSMVTDILKTVLLPVLAGLVVRFLFGRYVDRVLGALPWLSALTIAAIVAIVVAGSAAAIKSAAALVFLAVFLHNGLGLALGYGAGKLARLGPPASRAMAFEVGMQNSGLAASLATAHFSPLAALPSAVFSVWHNVSGALVAAWMARRNSSPSGD; from the coding sequence GTGCAATCCGAACAGACGATCCCCAGCCAGAGCGAGGGCCCCGGCTCCGCCGACAAGGCGGCCCGCCGTGCCGTCACCGTCTTCCCCGTCCTCGTCCTCGCCGCGGGCGCCCTCGGCCTCCTGGTGCCCGACGCCTTCGAGGGCTGGGGGACCAACGTCCCGTACCTGCTCGGCGTGGTGATGTTCTGCATGGGTCTCACCATGACCCCGCTGGACTTCCAGGGCGTGGTCAAGCGGCCCTGGGCCGTCGCGCTCGGGCTCGTCGCCCACTACGTGATCATGCCGGGGCTCGGCTGGCTGATCGCCCACGCGCTCGGTCTCTCCCCGCAGTTGGCGGCCGGTGTGATCCTGGTGGGCTGCGCGCCGAGCGGCACCGCGTCCAACGTCGTGACCTATCTGGCCCGCGGCGACGTGGCGCTCTCCGTCTCCGTGGCCACCGTCTCGACCGTCCTCGCGCCGCTGATCACGCCGCCGCTCACGCTGCTGCTCGCGGGTGAGTACCTGCCCGTGGACGCGGGTTCGATGGTCACGGACATCCTCAAGACCGTGCTGCTCCCGGTGCTCGCGGGTCTGGTGGTGCGATTCCTCTTCGGGCGGTACGTCGACCGGGTGCTCGGCGCGCTGCCGTGGCTGTCCGCGCTGACCATCGCCGCCATCGTGGCGATCGTCGTCGCGGGCAGTGCCGCGGCCATCAAGTCGGCCGCGGCACTGGTGTTCCTCGCGGTGTTCCTGCACAACGGGCTCGGCCTCGCGCTCGGCTACGGCGCCGGCAAGCTGGCCCGGCTCGGCCCACCGGCCTCGCGGGCGATGGCCTTCGAGGTCGGCATGCAGAACTCGGGCCTCGCGGCGTCACTGGCCACGGCCCACTTCAGTCCCCTGGCCGCGCTGCCTTCGGCGGTGTTCTCCGTGTGGCACAACGTGTCGGGGGCATTGGTGGCGGCGTGGATGGCGCGGAGGAATTCAAGCCCGTCCGGCGATTGA
- a CDS encoding lysophospholipid acyltransferase family protein encodes MTPEGPLSRLALIKAVLGPILRLMFRPRVEGAENIPGTGPVILAGNHLTFIDSMIMPLVANRPVFFIGKDEYVTGKGLKGRLMAWFFTGVGMIPVDRDGGRGGVAALMTGRRILDDGKVFGIYPEGTRSPDGRLYRGRTGIARLTLMTNAPVVPFAMIGTDKLQPGGKGLPRPGKVTVRFGEAMEFSRYDGMDRDRYVLRAVTDSVMTEVMRLSGQEYVDMYATKAKAA; translated from the coding sequence TTGACACCGGAGGGCCCGTTGTCCCGTCTAGCGCTCATCAAGGCAGTGCTCGGACCGATCTTGCGCCTGATGTTCCGCCCACGGGTAGAAGGCGCCGAGAACATTCCGGGGACAGGCCCGGTGATCCTGGCCGGAAACCACCTGACGTTCATCGACTCGATGATCATGCCGCTGGTGGCCAACCGACCGGTGTTCTTCATCGGCAAGGACGAGTACGTCACGGGCAAGGGGCTCAAGGGCCGCCTCATGGCGTGGTTCTTCACCGGCGTCGGCATGATCCCGGTGGACCGGGACGGCGGGCGCGGCGGTGTCGCCGCGCTGATGACAGGTCGGCGCATTCTCGACGACGGCAAGGTCTTCGGCATCTACCCGGAGGGCACCCGCTCCCCCGACGGGCGTCTGTACCGCGGCCGTACGGGCATCGCGCGGCTGACCCTGATGACGAACGCGCCCGTCGTCCCCTTCGCGATGATCGGCACGGACAAGCTCCAGCCCGGCGGCAAGGGGCTGCCGCGTCCCGGCAAGGTGACGGTGCGGTTCGGCGAGGCGATGGAGTTCTCCCGGTACGACGGGATGGACCGCGACCGGTACGTGCTGCGGGCCGTGACGGACTCCGTGATGACGGAGGTCATGCGGCTGTCCGGCCAGGAGTACGTGGACATGTATGCGACTAAGGCGAAGGCGGCCTAA
- a CDS encoding glycerophosphodiester phosphodiesterase: MATQESGQQQPGTSRGRRAVLGAAILGAGTAVVGLPGVARADERHGGGHGGHGGYKDLPVPTIVAHRGTSGYRPEHTLGSYQLALDMGAHVIEQDVVPTKDGHLVCRHENDITATTDVSAHPEFASRKTTKSVDGASLTGWFTEDFTLAELKTLRAKERIPGTRQHNTLYDGRWDVPTLEEVLKWADKQGRKRGRPIWLHIETKHPTYFRKLGLGLEEPLAKLLRRYGRHKKNSANFLQSFEPSSIQRLAKLVSAPRVVLLSTANSRPWDFVEAGDPRTVADLIKPEGLKWMAGFAQGIGPTLDLVIPKKPDGSLGTPSTLVKDAHAAGLILHPYTMRNENTFLPTNFRKGTDPNAYGDAFGAFKAYFETGIDGLFSDNCDTALLAREDFVNG, from the coding sequence ATGGCGACGCAGGAGTCGGGTCAGCAGCAGCCGGGGACGAGCCGGGGGCGGCGAGCGGTACTGGGGGCGGCGATCCTCGGCGCGGGCACGGCCGTGGTCGGGCTGCCCGGCGTGGCGAGAGCCGATGAGCGGCACGGCGGCGGACACGGCGGGCACGGCGGCTACAAGGACCTGCCGGTGCCCACGATCGTCGCGCACCGGGGGACCAGCGGCTACCGGCCCGAGCACACGCTCGGCTCGTACCAGCTCGCCCTCGACATGGGCGCGCACGTCATCGAGCAGGACGTCGTACCCACCAAGGACGGCCATCTCGTATGCCGTCACGAGAACGACATCACCGCGACGACGGACGTCTCGGCGCACCCCGAGTTCGCGTCCCGCAAGACCACCAAGTCGGTGGACGGCGCCTCGCTCACCGGCTGGTTCACCGAGGACTTCACGCTCGCCGAGCTGAAGACGCTGCGTGCCAAGGAGCGCATCCCTGGCACCCGCCAGCACAACACCCTCTACGACGGCCGCTGGGACGTGCCCACCCTCGAAGAGGTCCTCAAGTGGGCCGACAAGCAGGGCCGCAAGCGCGGCAGGCCCATCTGGCTGCACATCGAGACCAAGCACCCCACGTACTTCCGCAAGCTGGGCCTCGGCCTGGAGGAGCCGCTCGCCAAGCTCCTTCGCCGCTACGGACGGCACAAGAAGAACTCGGCGAACTTCCTGCAGTCCTTCGAGCCCAGCAGCATCCAGCGCCTGGCCAAGCTGGTCTCCGCGCCGCGCGTGGTGCTCCTGTCCACCGCGAACTCCCGGCCCTGGGACTTCGTCGAGGCGGGCGACCCGCGCACCGTCGCCGACCTCATCAAGCCCGAAGGGCTGAAGTGGATGGCCGGTTTCGCGCAGGGCATCGGCCCCACCCTCGACCTGGTCATCCCCAAGAAGCCGGACGGCAGCCTCGGCACCCCGTCCACCCTGGTCAAGGACGCGCACGCGGCGGGCCTGATCCTGCACCCGTACACGATGCGCAACGAGAACACCTTCCTGCCGACCAACTTCAGGAAGGGCACCGACCCGAACGCCTACGGCGACGCCTTCGGCGCCTTCAAGGCCTACTTCGAGACGGGCATCGACGGGCTGTTCTCGGACAACTGCGACACCGCGCTCCTCGCCCGCGAGGACTTCGTCAACGGCTGA
- a CDS encoding aldo/keto reductase, with translation MPFARLAAATTPTAHIGLGLAAVGRPGYITLDREADLPPSRSVEALRERTFELLDAAYASGVRYLDVARSYGRSEEFLADWLHARPDIRDVVVGSKWGYTYTAAWRTDAEGPHEVKDHSAAAYDRQRAETAEQLGDRLDLYQIHSVTPESPALTDKELHARLGELTAEGVTVGLSVSGPEQAAAIRAALEVTVDGEPLFRTVQATYNLFDTSAGPALAQAHDAGLTVLVKEGMANGRLAAAHAPAALREVAEETGLGCDAVALAAVLRQPWTGVVLSGAATSVQLVSNLHAAAVDLDDEQLARLAGLVEEPVAYWERRGRLPWH, from the coding sequence ATGCCCTTCGCCCGGCTGGCCGCAGCCACCACCCCGACCGCGCACATAGGGCTCGGTCTCGCCGCCGTCGGCAGGCCCGGCTACATCACGCTCGACCGCGAGGCCGACCTGCCGCCGTCGCGCAGCGTCGAGGCGCTGCGCGAGCGCACCTTCGAACTCCTCGACGCCGCCTACGCCTCGGGGGTCCGCTACCTCGACGTGGCGCGTTCCTACGGCCGTTCCGAGGAGTTCCTCGCCGACTGGCTGCACGCCAGGCCCGACATTCGCGACGTGGTCGTCGGCAGCAAGTGGGGCTATACGTACACCGCGGCCTGGCGCACCGACGCCGAGGGCCCGCACGAGGTCAAGGACCACAGCGCGGCCGCGTACGACCGCCAGCGCGCCGAGACCGCCGAGCAGCTCGGCGACCGGCTCGACCTCTACCAGATCCACTCCGTGACGCCCGAGAGTCCGGCGCTCACGGACAAGGAACTCCACGCCAGGCTCGGCGAGTTGACTGCCGAAGGCGTGACGGTCGGTCTCTCCGTGAGCGGCCCCGAGCAGGCGGCCGCGATCCGTGCCGCGCTCGAAGTGACCGTCGACGGGGAGCCGCTCTTCCGCACGGTTCAGGCCACGTACAACCTCTTCGACACCTCGGCGGGCCCCGCGCTCGCCCAGGCGCACGACGCGGGCCTCACCGTGCTGGTCAAGGAGGGCATGGCCAACGGCAGGCTCGCCGCCGCGCACGCGCCCGCCGCGCTGCGCGAGGTCGCCGAGGAGACCGGGCTCGGCTGCGACGCGGTGGCGCTCGCCGCGGTGCTGCGACAGCCGTGGACGGGCGTCGTGCTGTCCGGCGCGGCCACCTCGGTCCAGCTCGTGTCGAACCTGCACGCCGCGGCGGTCGACCTGGACGACGAGCAGCTGGCACGCCTCGCGGGGCTCGTGGAGGAGCCCGTCGCGTACTGGGAGCGGCGCGGCCGACTGCCCTGGCACTGA
- a CDS encoding TetR/AcrR family transcriptional regulator, with amino-acid sequence MSVDRDQVLRSAAALLTRKATSTMDEVARAAGISRATLHRHFAGRDALVLALEELGLQECEAALERARLGEDSAQDALRRLVKEVEPAAGLLAFLVTENQLFEGDVQNEGWARLDSHISALFRRGQENGEFRIDLTPVWLTEALYGLIGSGAWAVLDGRVAAKDFSYMIAELLIGGAQRRVEA; translated from the coding sequence ATGTCAGTCGATCGCGACCAGGTCCTGCGCAGCGCCGCGGCCCTGCTCACCCGAAAAGCCACCTCCACCATGGACGAGGTGGCGCGCGCCGCGGGCATCAGCAGGGCCACCCTGCACCGCCACTTCGCGGGCCGCGACGCACTCGTCCTGGCCCTCGAAGAGCTCGGACTCCAGGAGTGCGAAGCCGCACTCGAACGGGCCAGGCTCGGCGAGGACAGCGCCCAGGACGCCCTGCGCCGCCTGGTGAAGGAGGTCGAGCCCGCCGCGGGCCTGCTCGCCTTCCTCGTCACCGAGAACCAGCTGTTCGAGGGCGACGTCCAGAACGAGGGCTGGGCCCGCCTGGACTCCCACATCAGCGCGCTCTTCCGGCGCGGCCAGGAGAACGGCGAGTTCCGCATCGACCTGACCCCCGTCTGGCTCACCGAGGCGCTCTACGGGCTCATCGGCTCGGGCGCCTGGGCCGTCCTCGACGGCCGCGTGGCGGCCAAGGACTTCTCGTACATGATCGCCGAGCTGCTGATCGGCGGCGCACAGCGGAGAGTGGAAGCATGA
- a CDS encoding RNA polymerase sigma factor, giving the protein MTYDLAPTLIPALRPLLAAEASAEALGSGTDPGDLEQDVWLLLLERLESEGPPADPALWVRGAVQAEARRNRRTTQREVAYEAGPAEPVDPADDGERGPEQRALTADRHRTLHAAVRRLPGRCPRIMAALLSPEDLTYREIAGELGMSQGSLGPERSRCLGCLRRMLAAEVAAPEPWGKER; this is encoded by the coding sequence GTGACCTACGACCTCGCCCCCACGCTCATCCCCGCCCTGCGCCCGCTGCTCGCCGCCGAGGCGTCCGCGGAGGCGCTCGGCTCGGGCACCGACCCCGGTGACCTCGAACAGGACGTCTGGCTGCTGCTGTTGGAGCGCCTGGAGTCCGAGGGCCCGCCCGCCGACCCCGCGCTGTGGGTGCGCGGCGCGGTCCAGGCCGAGGCCCGCCGCAACCGGCGTACGACACAGCGCGAAGTGGCGTACGAGGCCGGGCCCGCCGAGCCCGTCGACCCCGCCGACGACGGCGAGCGCGGCCCCGAGCAGCGCGCCCTGACCGCGGACCGGCACCGCACCCTGCACGCCGCGGTGCGCAGACTGCCGGGCCGCTGCCCCCGCATCATGGCCGCGCTGCTGTCCCCCGAGGACCTCACCTACCGGGAGATCGCGGGGGAGTTGGGAATGTCACAGGGCAGCCTGGGGCCGGAACGTTCCCGATGTCTGGGATGCCTGCGCAGAATGCTCGCGGCGGAGGTTGCGGCTCCTGAACCCTGGGGAAAGGAGCGATAG
- a CDS encoding MFS transporter, with protein sequence MTSTQQRTAEADVERGPGRWLALAVLVLAVLLVAVDATVLGLATPFLSEDLKPSGTQLLWIGDVYSFVIAGLLVSMGSLGDRIGRKKLLLTGAVAFGAVSVLNAYATSPEMMILARALLGVAGATLMPSTLALIRNIFHDPKERSVAVGIWGAAASAGAAVGPVVGGFLLEHFWWGSVFLINLPVMAVLVLVGIKLLPESRDPNPGPWDLISVGLSLVGMVAVVYAVKEAAVHGFRWDIAAAGALGIGALFWFVRRQLTLKSPLLDMRLFHHKGFSGAVLADLLTILGLSGLVFFLSQFLQLVQVRSPLEAGLIELPAAVGAVGAGLTAGIVARKASVRSAVSGGLAAVGLALAACMAIGADTGVVALGCALFLGGLGAGLAFTVTADVILSSVPKEQAGAASAVSETAYELGAALGIALLGTVVTGIYRDFTTPEGVPADVAAAAHDSLGGAVEAAGTLPPGQADAMLAAARGAFTDGFQVAAGVGSAVLFATAVAAWFLLKGQKLEDGVQH encoded by the coding sequence ATGACCAGCACCCAACAGCGGACCGCAGAGGCGGATGTCGAGCGCGGTCCCGGGCGCTGGCTCGCCCTCGCCGTACTCGTCCTCGCCGTGCTCCTGGTCGCCGTGGACGCGACCGTACTCGGCCTCGCGACGCCCTTCCTCAGCGAGGACCTCAAGCCGTCCGGCACCCAGCTGCTCTGGATCGGTGACGTCTACTCCTTCGTCATCGCGGGCCTCCTGGTGTCGATGGGCAGCCTCGGCGACCGCATCGGCCGCAAGAAGCTGCTGCTCACCGGAGCCGTCGCGTTCGGCGCCGTCTCCGTCCTGAACGCGTACGCCACCAGCCCGGAGATGATGATCCTGGCGCGGGCGCTGCTCGGCGTCGCGGGCGCGACGCTGATGCCGTCCACGCTCGCCCTGATCCGGAACATCTTCCACGACCCCAAGGAGCGCAGCGTCGCCGTCGGCATCTGGGGCGCCGCGGCCTCCGCGGGCGCGGCGGTCGGCCCGGTGGTCGGCGGCTTCCTGCTCGAACACTTCTGGTGGGGCTCGGTCTTCCTGATCAACCTGCCCGTGATGGCGGTGCTCGTCCTCGTCGGCATCAAGCTGCTGCCCGAGTCGCGCGACCCGAACCCGGGCCCCTGGGACCTGATCAGCGTCGGCCTCTCGCTCGTCGGCATGGTCGCGGTCGTCTACGCCGTGAAGGAAGCGGCGGTGCACGGCTTCCGCTGGGACATCGCGGCGGCGGGCGCCCTCGGCATCGGGGCCCTGTTCTGGTTCGTACGACGCCAGTTGACCCTGAAGTCGCCGCTCCTGGACATGCGGCTCTTCCACCACAAGGGCTTCTCCGGAGCCGTACTCGCCGATCTGCTGACCATCCTCGGCCTGTCCGGACTCGTCTTCTTCCTCTCCCAGTTCCTGCAACTGGTCCAGGTGCGTTCACCGTTGGAGGCAGGTCTGATCGAACTGCCCGCCGCCGTCGGCGCGGTGGGCGCGGGCCTCACGGCCGGGATCGTGGCCCGCAAGGCATCCGTGCGCAGCGCGGTCTCCGGCGGCCTCGCCGCGGTCGGCCTCGCGCTCGCCGCGTGCATGGCGATCGGCGCGGACACCGGGGTGGTGGCCCTGGGCTGCGCGCTGTTCCTTGGCGGCCTCGGCGCGGGCCTCGCCTTCACCGTCACCGCCGACGTGATCCTCTCCAGCGTCCCCAAGGAGCAGGCGGGCGCGGCGTCCGCGGTCTCGGAGACGGCGTACGAACTGGGCGCGGCCCTCGGCATCGCCCTGCTCGGCACGGTGGTCACCGGCATCTACCGGGACTTCACCACCCCGGAGGGCGTCCCCGCCGACGTGGCCGCCGCGGCGCACGATTCGCTCGGCGGCGCGGTGGAGGCGGCGGGGACGTTGCCTCCCGGACAGGCGGACGCGATGCTTGCCGCTGCGCGCGGGGCGTTCACGGATGGGTTCCAGGTTGCTGCGGGGGTCGGCTCGGCGGTCTTGTTCGCTACGGCCGTCGCGGCGTGGTTCCTCTTGAAGGGCCAGAAGCTGGAGGACGGCGTCCAGCACTAG
- a CDS encoding argininosuccinate synthase, whose amino-acid sequence MTERVVLAYSGGLDTSVAIGWIAEETGAEVIAVAVDVGQGGEDLDVIRKRALACGAVEAEVADAKDEFAEEYCLPAIRANALYMDRYPLVSALSRPTIVKHLVAAARKHGAGTVAHGCTGKGNDQVRFEAGIQALGPDLKCIAPVRDYAMTRDKAIAFCEAKNLPIATTKKSPYSIDQNVFGRAVETGFLEDIWNAPIEDIYEYTSNPAEPRAADEVVISFEAGVPVAIDGGPVTVLQAIQQLNERAGAQGIGRIDMVEDRLVGIKSREVYEAPGAIALITAHQELENVTVERELARYKRQVEQRWGELVYDGLWFSPLKRALDGFIHEANQHVTGDIRMTLHGGRAVVTGRKSSASLYDFNLATYDSGDTFDQSKAQGFIDIFGLSSKIAAQRDLA is encoded by the coding sequence GTGACCGAGCGCGTCGTACTCGCCTACTCGGGCGGCCTTGACACCTCCGTCGCGATCGGCTGGATCGCCGAGGAGACGGGCGCCGAGGTCATCGCCGTCGCCGTGGACGTCGGCCAGGGCGGCGAGGACCTGGACGTCATCCGCAAGCGCGCGCTCGCCTGCGGTGCCGTGGAGGCCGAAGTCGCCGACGCCAAGGACGAGTTCGCCGAGGAGTACTGCCTCCCCGCGATCCGGGCCAACGCCCTCTACATGGACCGTTATCCGCTGGTCTCCGCCCTCTCGCGGCCCACGATCGTCAAGCACCTGGTCGCCGCCGCCCGGAAGCACGGAGCGGGGACCGTCGCCCACGGCTGCACCGGCAAGGGAAACGACCAGGTCCGCTTCGAGGCGGGCATCCAGGCCCTCGGCCCCGACCTGAAGTGCATCGCCCCGGTCCGTGACTACGCGATGACCCGGGACAAGGCCATCGCCTTCTGCGAGGCGAAGAACCTCCCGATCGCGACCACCAAGAAGTCCCCGTACTCCATCGACCAGAACGTCTTCGGACGGGCCGTCGAGACGGGCTTCCTGGAGGACATCTGGAACGCGCCGATCGAGGACATCTACGAGTACACCTCGAACCCCGCCGAGCCGCGCGCGGCCGACGAGGTCGTCATCTCCTTCGAGGCGGGCGTCCCGGTCGCGATCGACGGCGGGCCCGTCACCGTCCTGCAGGCGATTCAGCAGCTCAACGAGCGGGCGGGCGCGCAGGGCATCGGCCGGATCGACATGGTCGAGGACCGCCTCGTGGGCATCAAGTCCCGCGAGGTGTACGAGGCGCCGGGCGCGATCGCGCTCATCACCGCGCACCAGGAGCTGGAGAACGTCACCGTCGAGCGCGAACTGGCCCGCTACAAGCGGCAGGTCGAGCAGCGCTGGGGCGAACTGGTCTACGACGGCCTGTGGTTCTCGCCCCTCAAGCGGGCCCTCGACGGCTTCATCCACGAGGCCAACCAGCACGTCACCGGCGACATCCGGATGACCCTGCACGGCGGCCGCGCCGTGGTCACCGGACGTAAGTCCAGTGCGTCCCTCTACGACTTCAACCTCGCCACCTACGACTCGGGCGATACGTTCGACCAGTCCAAGGCGCAGGGATTCATCGACATCTTCGGCCTGTCGTCGAAGATCGCCGCGCAGCGGGACCTCGCGTAA
- a CDS encoding pyridoxamine 5'-phosphate oxidase family protein, with amino-acid sequence MGKTYARIDGRLRTFIEAQPMFFTATAPLSDDGTINLSPKGLKGSFVVLDEQTVAYLDFAGSNAETIAHLRENGRITVMWCAFQGPPNIVRVHGRGEPVFRDDPRFGELLARFPDIDPTPHGLRAIIVVTAELIRDTCGYAVPTMSYDKDRDLHGKRFAREDDASLSAYFAKKEYIAQSIDGLPGLPLPLPPSTV; translated from the coding sequence ATGGGAAAGACTTATGCGCGCATAGACGGCCGCCTCCGTACCTTCATCGAGGCACAGCCGATGTTCTTCACGGCCACCGCACCGCTCTCCGACGACGGCACGATCAACCTCTCCCCCAAGGGCCTCAAGGGCTCCTTCGTGGTCCTCGACGAACAGACCGTCGCCTACCTGGACTTCGCGGGCAGCAACGCGGAGACGATCGCGCACCTGCGCGAGAACGGCCGCATCACGGTCATGTGGTGCGCGTTCCAGGGCCCACCGAACATCGTCCGGGTGCACGGCCGGGGCGAGCCCGTCTTCCGTGACGACCCGCGATTCGGGGAACTGCTCGCCCGTTTCCCCGACATCGACCCGACCCCGCACGGGCTGCGCGCCATCATCGTCGTGACGGCCGAACTCATCCGTGACACCTGCGGATACGCGGTGCCCACCATGTCGTACGACAAGGACCGCGATCTGCACGGCAAGCGGTTCGCGCGCGAGGACGACGCGTCGCTCAGCGCGTACTTCGCCAAGAAGGAGTACATCGCACAGAGCATCGACGGGCTTCCCGGACTGCCGCTTCCGCTGCCTCCCAGTACCGTCTGA
- the argH gene encoding argininosuccinate lyase, giving the protein MSSNNGGDVRLWGARFADGPAQALARLSASVHFDWCLAPYDIAGSRAHARVLHKAGLLTEDELTRMLAGLDQLEADVADGSFVGTVADEDVHTALERGLLERLGADLGGKLRAGRSRNDQVATLFRMYLRDHARIIGGLIADLQSALVGLAEAHPDVAMPGRTHLQHAQPVLFAHHVLAHVQPLARDAERLRQWDERTAVSPYGSGALAGSSLGLDPEAVAADLGFEHGSVGNSIDGTASRDFVAEFAFITAMIGVNLSRIAEEVIIWNTKEFSFVTLHDAFSTGSSIMPQKKNPDIAELARGKSGRLIGNLTGLLATLKALPLAYNRDLQEDKEPVFDSCDQLEVLLPAFTGMMATLTVHRERMEELAPAGFSLATDIAEWLVKQGVPFRVAHEVAGGCVKECEAHGIELDQLTDEQFAKISEHLTPEVRTVLNVPGALASRSGRGGTAPSAVAVQLAEVKADLAVQQAWADAKK; this is encoded by the coding sequence GTGAGCAGCAACAACGGCGGTGACGTCCGGCTCTGGGGCGCACGGTTCGCCGACGGTCCCGCACAGGCCCTCGCGCGGCTGTCGGCTTCGGTTCACTTCGACTGGTGCCTCGCGCCGTACGACATCGCCGGATCCCGCGCCCACGCGCGCGTGCTCCACAAGGCGGGACTGCTCACCGAGGACGAGCTGACCCGCATGCTGGCCGGACTCGACCAGTTGGAGGCCGATGTCGCCGACGGTTCGTTCGTCGGCACGGTCGCCGACGAGGACGTGCACACCGCCCTGGAGCGCGGCCTCCTGGAGCGGCTCGGCGCCGACCTCGGCGGCAAGCTGCGCGCGGGACGGTCGCGCAACGACCAGGTGGCGACGCTCTTCCGGATGTACCTGCGCGACCACGCGCGGATCATCGGCGGCCTGATCGCCGACCTCCAGAGCGCCCTCGTGGGCCTCGCCGAGGCACACCCGGACGTCGCCATGCCGGGTCGTACGCACCTTCAGCACGCCCAGCCGGTGCTCTTCGCGCACCACGTCCTCGCGCACGTCCAGCCCCTGGCGCGGGACGCCGAGCGGCTGCGGCAGTGGGACGAGCGGACGGCCGTCTCGCCGTACGGTTCCGGCGCGCTCGCGGGCAGCAGCCTCGGCCTCGACCCGGAGGCGGTCGCCGCCGACCTCGGCTTCGAGCACGGCAGCGTGGGCAACTCGATCGACGGGACAGCCTCGCGGGACTTCGTCGCCGAGTTCGCCTTCATCACCGCGATGATCGGCGTGAACCTCTCCCGGATCGCCGAGGAGGTCATCATCTGGAACACGAAGGAGTTCTCCTTCGTCACCCTCCACGACGCCTTCTCGACCGGCTCCTCGATCATGCCGCAGAAGAAGAACCCGGACATCGCCGAGCTCGCGCGCGGCAAGTCGGGCCGCCTCATCGGCAACCTCACCGGGCTGCTGGCGACCCTCAAGGCGCTGCCGCTCGCGTACAACCGCGACCTTCAGGAAGACAAGGAGCCGGTCTTCGACTCCTGCGACCAGCTCGAGGTCCTGCTGCCCGCCTTCACCGGCATGATGGCGACGCTCACCGTCCACCGCGAGCGCATGGAGGAGCTGGCCCCCGCAGGCTTCTCGCTCGCCACCGACATCGCCGAGTGGCTGGTCAAGCAGGGCGTGCCGTTCCGTGTCGCGCACGAGGTGGCGGGCGGTTGCGTCAAGGAGTGCGAGGCGCACGGCATCGAGCTCGACCAGCTCACCGACGAGCAGTTCGCCAAGATCTCCGAGCACCTCACGCCCGAGGTGCGGACCGTCCTGAACGTGCCGGGCGCGCTGGCCTCGCGCAGCGGCCGCGGCGGCACCGCGCCCTCCGCGGTCGCCGTCCAGCTCGCCGAGGTCAAGGCGGATCTGGCCGTCCAGCAGGCGTGGGCGGACGCGAAGAAGTAG
- a CDS encoding L,D-transpeptidase family protein, with translation MRLRAAALTTSAVLLTLGAAPGIDSGAPLPERMADTGGGSQLITAGAARTGSTTGTVTWWDRRGGRWTEAGSAPARFGAKGLVAGGSRKQGTNTTPTGLYGLPYAFGISARPTGAAYPYRRVTPESWWCQDNWSRAYNRWTEPRPADCRAAESEHLSTYDPQYAHALVVGFNYDRPVRGRGAGIFLHVNGRGATAGCVSVPRDAMRRILRWAEPGRRPHIAIGTDSGRTALTRY, from the coding sequence ATGCGCTTACGAGCCGCCGCCCTCACGACCTCCGCAGTCCTGCTCACCCTCGGCGCCGCGCCCGGCATCGACAGCGGCGCCCCGCTGCCCGAACGCATGGCCGACACCGGCGGCGGCAGCCAGCTCATCACCGCCGGGGCCGCGCGCACCGGCTCCACCACGGGCACCGTCACCTGGTGGGACCGGCGCGGCGGCCGGTGGACCGAGGCGGGCTCGGCACCCGCGAGGTTCGGCGCGAAGGGCCTGGTGGCGGGCGGCTCGCGCAAGCAGGGGACGAACACGACGCCGACGGGCCTGTACGGACTCCCGTACGCCTTCGGCATCAGCGCCCGGCCGACCGGCGCCGCCTACCCGTACCGCCGCGTCACGCCGGAGTCCTGGTGGTGCCAGGACAACTGGTCGCGCGCCTACAACCGCTGGACCGAGCCGCGCCCGGCCGACTGCCGTGCCGCCGAGTCGGAGCACCTCAGCACGTACGACCCGCAGTACGCGCACGCGCTGGTGGTCGGCTTCAACTACGACCGCCCCGTGCGCGGGCGCGGCGCGGGGATCTTCCTGCACGTCAACGGCCGTGGGGCGACGGCCGGTTGCGTGTCGGTGCCCCGGGACGCGATGCGGCGGATCCTGCGGTGGGCGGAGCCGGGGCGGCGGCCGCACATCGCGATCGGTACGGATTCGGGGCGGACGGCGCTCACGCGCTACTGA